One Bradysia coprophila strain Holo2 chromosome IV unlocalized genomic scaffold, BU_Bcop_v1 contig_144, whole genome shotgun sequence DNA window includes the following coding sequences:
- the LOC119071271 gene encoding uncharacterized protein LOC119071271, producing the protein MIKIKIVILGIAIGLVSGQTFQQVQNFPAQTIHSPQREVQPEIHIQSQSQQRASDLNDEVARNFRLSVAQSIRDRQNQGPTNIGGLPADYPVDPLNDPNIPIVQINNQPLRQSHISRPRSRPRLQRIRVEEPLEENEPENIPQAFLQRQQTRIPVPSTPVRQQVVHTDEEDAETARYLRKQAENAHYSFDSSVQDTINDHAISRQEVRDGLALKGMYSYSDGFFRRTVHYEADEHGYRVTKEEIDPIGNGPQYNPSGKADVSSSLIGEYSITADDVRDTRVKNPLRREEFEEPQIRNRAPERKHRFEAGRV; encoded by the exons atgataaaaattaaaattgttatacTAGGCATTGCCATCGGTTTGGTCAGTGGACAAACTTTCCAAcaagttcaaaattttcctgctCAAACCATACATTCACCACAGCGTGAAGTCCAACCAGAAATTCATATACAGTCACAGTCACAG CAAAGAGCATCCGATCTCAATGATGAAGTAGCTCGTAATTTCCGACTGTCGGTCGCCCAATCGATCAGAGATAGACAGAATCAAGGACCAACAAATATTGGCGGTCTGCCAGCTGATTATCCGGTAGATCCTTTGAATGATCCGAATATACCGATCGTTCAAATCAATAACCAACCCCTGCGGCAGTCACATATTTCTCGGCCTCGATCTCGTCCCCGTCTTCAACGAATTCGTGTCGAAGAACCATTGGAAGAGAATGAACCAGAAAATATTCCACAAGCATTTCTACAACGACAACAGACTCGTATCCCAGTTCCGAGCACACCAGTCAGACAACAAGTTGTCCATACTGATGAAGAGGACGCCGAAACTGCTAGATATTTGAGAAAACAGGCTGAGAATGCTCACTACAGTTTTGATTCGTCTGTCCAAGATACCATCAATGACCATGCAATTAGTCGTCAGGAAGTTCG CGACGGTTTGGCGTTAAAAGGCATGTACTCGTACAGTGATGGTTTCTTCAGACGTACTGTCCATTACGAAGCTGATGAGCATGGATACCGTGTTACCAA gGAAGAGATTGATCCGATTGGTAACGGACCACAGTACAATCCCAGTGGTAAGGCCGATGTTTCGTCGTCTTTGATCGGCGAATACTCAATAACCGCTGATGATGTCCGTGACACTCGAGTCAAGAACCCATTACGACGAGAAGAATTCGAAGAGCCACAAATCAGGAACAGAGCACCAGAAAGAAAACATCGTTTTGAAGCTGGACGAGTTTAA
- the LOC119071337 gene encoding WAP, Kazal, immunoglobulin, Kunitz and NTR domain-containing protein isoform X2, with protein sequence MANLTLIVGICLTFIAVVYAINGDCPLSSQHTSCSPKCLQDSECSSIGGKCCPNLCNYKSCVRPKVGSNTAGSGYKGTGGAGAYCGNVKCNAYEKCDLDKSTKRMKCVRA encoded by the exons ATGG caAATTTAACGTTAATTGTTGGAATATGTCTTACATTTATTGCAGTGGTATATGCAA TCAATGGTGACTGTCCACTATCCAGCCAACACACATCTTGCTCGCCGAAATGTCTTCAAGACTCTGAATGCTCAAGCATTGGTGGAAAATGTTGCCCGAACTTGTGCAACTATAAATCTTGTGTGAGGCCAAAAGTTGGTTCCAACACTGCTGGAAGTGGCTACAAAGGAA cTGGCGGAGCCGGAGCTTACTGTGGAAATGTTAAATGCAATGCGTACGAGAAATGTGATTTGGATAAATCAACGAAACGAATGAAATGTGTCCGAGCATAA
- the LOC119071337 gene encoding uncharacterized protein LOC119071337 isoform X1 has product MANLTLIVGICLTFIAVVYAINGDCPLSSQHTSCSPKCLQDSECSSIGGKCCPNLCNYKSCVRPKVGSNTAGSGYKGSTGGAGAYCGNVKCNAYEKCDLDKSTKRMKCVRA; this is encoded by the exons ATGG caAATTTAACGTTAATTGTTGGAATATGTCTTACATTTATTGCAGTGGTATATGCAA TCAATGGTGACTGTCCACTATCCAGCCAACACACATCTTGCTCGCCGAAATGTCTTCAAGACTCTGAATGCTCAAGCATTGGTGGAAAATGTTGCCCGAACTTGTGCAACTATAAATCTTGTGTGAGGCCAAAAGTTGGTTCCAACACTGCTGGAAGTGGCTACAAAGGAAGTA cTGGCGGAGCCGGAGCTTACTGTGGAAATGTTAAATGCAATGCGTACGAGAAATGTGATTTGGATAAATCAACGAAACGAATGAAATGTGTCCGAGCATAA
- the LOC119071170 gene encoding calpain-C — protein sequence MTSKYDRIKSECKKKNILWEDPDFQAVQTSVFYYQTPPFTFQWKRLADISGTPMFMSDGENFDIIPGKMGDRWLVSCLGVLYSLKNLFYRVVPADQNFENSYGVFRFRLWWCGEWVEVLVDDRLPTINGKLAFLQPHKSNCYWAALLEKAIAKLHGSYEALKYGTRSDGLSDLTGGIVETIPVKSGSDSIRPAILRSILDTTCIITCIAIKGNSSQFKSQPEKLSNGIGIGVSYRLCSLDKVENMMGDSVQLVRLKDPLASETFGTKTGFNGEWSAMSNAWDKVSIQERDRLLGQLDVGEFWMSFMSLTETFTNLECIHLDTDTAKDELSLSDRPRRWSMKMFQGYWRKGVSAGGCRNHDSFHINPQLQLFVTDKEDVIIALNQHTAVEPKVIGFTMYKLTNVKNKVSESLSKEFFKSQVSFINSDYGNSRHVSYRCNLDVGKYLLMATTYEPGEESGYTVRILGNSLKLAQLETQTMMLLDPFPPISSLKNESDAVKEKRCQYEPVFMQLADENKTINSFELQELLEACLPNDYIKSCASLDICRQIVSLVDKTGMGRINFLQFKTFIVNLKTWQGVFKIYTKEKSGILRAERLRDALYDVGFQLSSDIMSILMLRYMRKDGTLRMGDFCSAILHLTTAFEIFQRKDHDQDNLIKIEMVDWIKSVLRC from the exons ATGACATCAAAATATGATCGAATTAAATCGgaatgtaagaaaaaaaatatattgtggGAAGATCCCGACTTTCAGGCGGTACAAACATCGGTTTTCTACTACCAAACACCGCCTTTCACATTCCAATGGAAGAGGTTAGCGGACATTTCCGGTACACCGATGTTTATGAGTGATGgagaaaatttcgatattatACCGGGGAAAATGG gTGATCGTTGGCTGGTTTCCTGTTTGGGCGTTTTGTATTCACTGAAAAACCTGTTCTATAGAGTCGTACCTGccgatcaaaattttgaaaattcatacgGAGTTTTTCGATTCCGTCTGTGGTGGTGTGGTGAATGGGTCGAAGTTCTGGTCGACGACAGATTACCAACGATAAATGGAAAACTGGCGTTTTTGCAACCGCATAAATCGAATTGTTACTGGGCAGCGCTGTTGGAGAAAGCTATTGCAAA ACTGCATGGATCATACGAAGCATTAAAATATGGAACACGATCGGATGGATTAAGTGATCTAACTGGAGGAATTGTTGAAACGATTCCAGTGAAATCAGGCAGCGATTCAATAAGACCAGCAATCCTACGATCCATCCTAGACACAACATGCATAATTACTTGTATAGCAATCAAAGGAAATAGTTCGCAGTTCAAATCACAGCCAGAGAAATTGTCAAACGGTATCGGCATTGGCGTGAGTTATCGACTATGTTCACTGGACAAAGTCGAAAACATGATGGGTGATTCCGTGCAACTGGTACGACTCAAAGATCCGTTGGCTTCGGAAACATTTGGAACAAAGACTGGATTTAATGGCGAATGGTCAGCAATGTCGAATGCGTGGGATAAGGTTTCGATACAAGAACGAGACAGACTACTAGGACAACTGGATGTCGGGGAGTTTTGGATGTCTTTTATGTCACTGACGGAGACGTTTACCAATTTGGAGTGCATTCATTTGGACACCGACACAGCCAAGGATGAATTATCGCTATCCGATCGACCTAGACGATggtcaatgaaaatgtttcaggGGTACTGGAGGAAAGGTGTTTCGGCTGGAGGCTGTCGAAATCATGATTCGTTTCACATCAATCCTCAGCTGCAGCTTTTTGTTACGGACAAGGAAGATGTCATAATTGCTTTGAACCAGCACACTGCTGTCGAGCCAAAGGTTATTGGATTTACGATGTACAAGCTTACAAACG tcaAAAATAAGGTGTCAGAGTCATTatcgaaagaatttttcaagAGTCAAGTTAGTTTTATTAACTCTGATTATGGGAATTCAAGGCATGTGAGCTACCGGTGTAATCTAGATgtaggaaaatatttacttatGGCAACGACTTATGAACCAGGCGAAGAATCCG GCTACACAGTTCGTATACTAGGCAATTCATTGAAGTTAGCCCAATTAGAAACGCAAACAATGATGCTCCTCGACCCATTCCCTCCAATAAGCAGTTTAAAGAATGAATCTGATGCGGTCAAAGAGAAACGATGTCAATACGAACCAGTTTTTATGCAACTAGCTGATGAGAACAA AACCATCAACTCCTTCGAATTGCAAGAGCTTCTAGAGGCTTGCCTCCCGAACGATTACATCAAAAGTTGTGCTAGTCTTGATATTTGTCGACAAATTGTTTCGCTTGTTGAT AAAACCGGAATGGGACGAATAAATTTCCTgcaatttaaaacattcatCGTCAACCTGAAAACGTGGCAGGGTGTGTTCAAAATCTATACAAAGGAGAAAAGTGGAATCTTGAGAGCGGAAAGACTTCGTGATGCTTTGTACGATGTTGGATTTCAGTTAAGCAGTGATATTATGTCCATATTAATGCTGAGATACATGAGAAAGGATGGCACTTTGCGCATGGGCGATTTTTGCTCagcaattttacatttaacaaCAGCTTTCG aaatttttcaacGGAAGGATCACGATCAAgacaatttaataaaaattgaaatggtgGAT TGGATAAAATCGGTGCTCAGATGTTAA